From a region of the Candidatus Brocadia sp. genome:
- a CDS encoding methyltransferase, TIGR04325 family, with amino-acid sequence MELAPIALFVYNRPWHLRQTVESLNKNELAEFSELFVFSDGPKSEADKEKVLAVRKYIKTISGFKSVNIVEREQNLGLGNSIITGVTEIINRYGRIIVLEDDMISSPYFLRFMNEALEFYEDEERVASIHGYIYPLKTLLPETFFLRGADCWGWATWKRGWNLFETDGSKLLYELKKNNLLRKFDLNGTYPYTRMLKDQAKGKNHSWAIRWHASLFLKEKLTLYPGMSLIHNNGNDGSGTHCSATDIFNTTIAKKPIRIEHIPIVENESALKIFEDYFRTNTFSSVSLSGKIFGKVSKICKKTTIAQIIREITPPVIFRIYKNKAAKYGFFGNYPDWEAAKKASAGYDSEIILKKVTDALLKVKNGEASGERDSVLFDKVQYSWPLLAGLLWIASRNNNRLTLLDFGGSLGTSYFQNKLFLSHVSELKWCIVEQEHFVQVGKKFFENDNLKFYFDFKECVIKENPQAILLSSVLQYIPYPYALLETIIKNRFEHIIIDRTPFLQRGGDRIAVQKVPPEIYDASYPVWFFNLTNFLNLFSEKYQLIVDFESTDKSNIQFSSFMGFIFELKNR; translated from the coding sequence ATGGAATTAGCGCCAATCGCCTTATTTGTTTATAATCGCCCTTGGCATTTACGACAGACTGTTGAGTCATTGAATAAAAATGAATTGGCAGAATTTAGCGAACTTTTTGTGTTTTCGGACGGTCCAAAGTCTGAAGCCGATAAAGAAAAAGTATTGGCGGTACGGAAGTATATCAAAACAATCTCAGGCTTTAAGAGCGTCAACATCGTAGAAAGAGAACAAAACCTCGGTCTTGGGAATTCCATTATTACAGGTGTTACAGAAATAATTAATCGTTATGGCAGAATCATTGTGCTTGAAGATGATATGATCAGTTCTCCATACTTTTTGAGATTCATGAATGAAGCCTTGGAATTTTATGAAGATGAGGAAAGGGTTGCAAGTATTCATGGTTATATTTATCCACTCAAAACCCTGCTTCCAGAAACGTTTTTCTTGAGAGGTGCTGACTGTTGGGGATGGGCTACCTGGAAAAGAGGCTGGAATTTGTTTGAAACAGATGGAAGTAAGCTTTTATATGAATTGAAGAAAAATAATCTTCTGAGAAAGTTTGATCTGAACGGCACATATCCGTACACAAGAATGTTAAAAGATCAGGCTAAAGGAAAGAATCATTCCTGGGCAATCCGATGGCACGCTTCATTATTTTTAAAAGAAAAGCTTACCTTATATCCTGGCATGTCGTTGATCCATAATAATGGAAATGACGGAAGTGGAACGCATTGCTCTGCAACGGATATTTTTAACACGACAATCGCTAAGAAACCTATTCGGATCGAACACATTCCTATAGTAGAAAACGAATCTGCCCTAAAAATATTTGAAGACTATTTTAGAACAAACACATTCTCTTCTGTTTCTTTGTCCGGTAAGATTTTTGGTAAAGTGTCAAAGATATGTAAAAAAACTACGATTGCCCAAATCATACGCGAAATTACTCCACCTGTTATTTTTAGAATTTACAAAAATAAAGCAGCAAAATATGGTTTTTTTGGAAATTATCCTGATTGGGAAGCAGCCAAAAAGGCTTCTGCCGGATATGATTCGGAAATCATTCTCAAAAAGGTTACGGATGCTCTTTTAAAAGTCAAAAACGGTGAAGCATCTGGTGAACGGGATTCTGTCTTGTTTGATAAAGTCCAATATTCATGGCCTTTATTAGCGGGATTGCTATGGATTGCATCGCGGAATAACAATAGGCTCACTTTATTAGATTTCGGTGGATCTTTAGGCACATCTTATTTTCAAAATAAACTTTTTTTAAGCCATGTAAGTGAATTAAAATGGTGTATTGTGGAACAGGAACATTTTGTGCAAGTTGGGAAAAAGTTTTTTGAAAATGATAATTTAAAATTTTACTTTGATTTCAAGGAATGCGTCATAAAAGAGAATCCGCAAGCAATACTTTTGTCAAGTGTGCTTCAATACATTCCATACCCTTATGCCTTGCTGGAGACAATTATAAAAAATAGATTCGAACATATCATTATAGACAGAACACCTTTCTTGCAGAGGGGAGGGGATCGAATAGCCGTGCAAAAAGTCCCCCCTGAAATATATGATGCAAGTTATCCTGTGTGGTTTTTTAATTTAACTAACTTTCTCAATCTTTTTTCAGAAAAATATCAACTAATTGTAGATTTTGAATCAACCGATAAATCAAATATTCAATTTTCATCTTTTATGGGTTTTATTTTTGAACTGAAAAACAGATGA
- a CDS encoding class I SAM-dependent methyltransferase, with protein sequence MIEKIKHALRKEQFQPGILALFFNPYYFSRKGLFRHISLWAPHITGRTLDVGCGTKPYEKLFLSTTSYIGLELDAVANRKNKKADYFYNGTTFPFQNDEFDSVIVNEVLEHVFRPSDFLSEIYRVLKPNGILLMTVPFVWDEHEQPFDYARYSSFGLKYLLEKSGFEVIECRKSISDIRVIFQLLNCYIYKKTLTKNVFVNLFTTFFLMSPFTILGELLSKVLPKNEDLYLDSVVLLKKKKTV encoded by the coding sequence ATGATTGAGAAAATAAAGCATGCATTAAGAAAAGAGCAATTTCAACCAGGAATTCTGGCACTTTTCTTTAACCCGTATTATTTTTCCAGAAAAGGCTTATTTCGGCATATTTCCCTATGGGCTCCACACATTACAGGAAGAACTTTGGATGTAGGTTGTGGCACGAAGCCTTATGAAAAACTTTTTTTAAGTACTACAAGTTATATTGGTCTTGAGCTCGATGCCGTTGCAAACAGGAAAAACAAAAAAGCCGACTATTTTTATAATGGAACTACCTTTCCGTTTCAGAACGATGAATTTGACAGTGTAATTGTCAATGAAGTCCTTGAACATGTTTTTCGTCCATCTGATTTCTTAAGTGAAATATACAGGGTATTAAAACCGAATGGAATACTACTTATGACAGTTCCATTTGTCTGGGATGAACATGAACAACCTTTTGATTACGCACGTTACTCTTCTTTTGGTTTGAAATATTTATTAGAAAAATCTGGTTTTGAAGTAATCGAATGTCGAAAAAGCATCAGCGATATCAGAGTGATCTTCCAACTGCTGAATTGCTATATCTATAAAAAAACACTCACAAAAAACGTGTTCGTAAATCTCTTCACTACATTTTTTTTGATGTCTCCTTTTACTATTTTGGGAGAATTACTTTCAAAGGTGTTACCAAAGAATGAAGATTTATATCTGGATAGCGTGGTTCTATTAAAAAAGAAAAAGACGGTATGA
- a CDS encoding DegT/DnrJ/EryC1/StrS family aminotransferase, producing MGLNMILMNNFQAEPAELIQQEVAAVEKVIKSGWYILGNQVSNFESAWASHCRVNYAIGVGNGMDAIEIGLRALKIGSGDEVITTPMTAFATVLAIIRAGAIPVLADIEPATALLDPASVERCLSSRTRAVLLVHLYGQVRNMDSWITLCNHAGIQLLEDCAQSHLAFWKNKVAGAFGAWGAYSFYPTKNLGTLGDGGAIITNSEALANQAKILRNYGQSQRYHHSELGLNSRLDEMHAAILTARLGWFDFFSARRKEIAKAYFDGIKNPLVHLMAEPVESKCHVYHLFVILCDKRDRLSNYLVEHGVDNLIHYPIPVHHQVPCRSIRRDPKGLIHAEVHATRCLSIPCHPQMSDDEVNKVIEAINEFK from the coding sequence TTGGGACTAAATATGATTTTGATGAACAATTTTCAGGCAGAACCAGCAGAGCTTATCCAACAGGAAGTTGCAGCAGTTGAAAAGGTAATTAAGTCTGGTTGGTATATTCTCGGGAATCAAGTCAGCAATTTCGAATCAGCTTGGGCAAGCCACTGTCGGGTAAATTACGCTATAGGGGTTGGCAATGGGATGGATGCTATTGAGATAGGTTTACGGGCACTTAAAATTGGTTCTGGGGATGAAGTAATCACTACACCAATGACTGCCTTTGCCACCGTGTTGGCGATTATTCGTGCTGGTGCAATCCCGGTTCTTGCTGATATTGAACCAGCAACAGCTTTGTTAGACCCCGCAAGTGTTGAACGATGTCTTTCCTCTCGCACTCGGGCAGTGTTGCTTGTACATCTTTACGGGCAGGTGCGAAATATGGATTCATGGATTACGCTTTGTAATCATGCCGGTATTCAATTGTTAGAAGACTGCGCCCAATCACATTTGGCCTTCTGGAAAAATAAGGTTGCAGGGGCTTTTGGTGCCTGGGGAGCTTATAGTTTTTACCCAACTAAAAATCTAGGCACGTTGGGTGATGGCGGGGCAATCATCACCAATTCAGAAGCGTTAGCGAATCAGGCCAAAATACTTCGTAACTATGGGCAGTCCCAGCGGTATCATCATTCAGAGCTTGGTTTAAATAGTCGTCTGGACGAGATGCATGCTGCAATCCTGACAGCCCGCCTCGGTTGGTTTGATTTTTTCAGTGCCAGACGCAAGGAGATTGCAAAAGCCTATTTCGATGGTATTAAAAATCCACTTGTTCACTTAATGGCCGAACCGGTGGAAAGCAAATGTCATGTTTATCACCTTTTTGTAATTTTATGCGATAAAAGAGACCGTCTGAGTAATTACCTTGTGGAGCATGGAGTTGACAATCTCATTCATTATCCAATACCTGTTCACCATCAAGTACCATGCAGAAGCATACGACGTGATCCGAAAGGTTTGATTCATGCCGAAGTTCACGCCACCCGTTGTCTCTCCATTCCATGTCATCCTCAAATGAGTGATGACGAGGTTAACAAGGTGATAGAGGCCATTAATGAATTCAAATAG
- a CDS encoding NAD-dependent epimerase/dehydratase family protein, which yields MRDFLKFSNAKVLITGGLGFIGSSLARRLVQLNAKVTLVDSLIPLYGGNFFNIHDIKDQVTVNISDVRDPYAMAYLVQKQNYLFNLAGQTSHIDSMNDPQTDLNINASAQLSILEACRKHNPNIKIVFASTRQIYGKPEYLPVDEKHPIRPVDVNGINKLAGEWYHLLYNNVYKIRACALRLTNTYGPGMRVKDARQTFLGIWVKNLLEGKPIKVFGDGLQIRDFNYVSDVVDALLIAAINPKADGEVFNLGSTENINLKNLAALLIEIFREGTYEIVPFPSDLKAIDIGDYYSNYTKINQSLGWSPCILLKYGLKQTFEYYIQNRTHYWD from the coding sequence ATGAGAGATTTCCTGAAATTTTCTAATGCAAAAGTGCTCATAACTGGCGGGCTTGGTTTTATTGGCTCATCGCTTGCTCGACGCTTGGTTCAACTTAACGCAAAAGTCACATTAGTAGATAGTCTCATACCTCTCTACGGTGGTAATTTTTTTAATATTCACGATATAAAGGACCAGGTGACAGTAAATATCAGCGATGTTAGGGATCCTTACGCCATGGCGTATCTTGTTCAGAAACAAAACTATTTATTTAACTTGGCAGGGCAAACCAGTCATATAGATTCTATGAATGATCCACAAACCGACCTTAATATTAATGCTTCTGCCCAGTTATCCATTCTTGAAGCCTGTCGTAAACACAATCCGAATATAAAAATTGTTTTTGCCAGTACTCGCCAAATTTATGGTAAGCCAGAGTACCTGCCAGTAGATGAAAAACATCCAATTCGTCCTGTCGATGTGAATGGCATTAATAAGCTGGCAGGCGAGTGGTACCATTTGCTCTATAACAATGTTTATAAAATTAGGGCCTGTGCTTTGCGCTTGACCAATACCTATGGCCCAGGCATGCGTGTAAAGGATGCACGACAAACATTCTTGGGAATTTGGGTGAAAAATCTACTTGAAGGAAAACCTATTAAAGTATTTGGTGATGGATTGCAAATACGTGATTTTAATTATGTTAGTGATGTAGTGGATGCTCTCTTGATAGCGGCAATTAACCCCAAAGCGGATGGTGAGGTGTTTAATTTAGGGAGTACTGAAAATATTAATCTGAAAAATTTGGCTGCTCTGCTGATCGAAATCTTTCGGGAAGGGACATATGAAATTGTGCCCTTCCCTTCCGATCTCAAAGCAATCGATATTGGAGATTATTACAGTAACTATACCAAGATCAATCAATCGTTGGGATGGTCGCCGTGTATTTTGCTTAAATATGGTTTGAAACAAACTTTTGAGTATTACATTCAAAACAGGACACACTATTGGGACTAA